ATGCATTACCTATATATTTGCAGCAGGAGTTAGAGCGCGTTCAAAAAAGAGCTATCTCTATTATAAGCTCAGGCCAAGACTATCACGAGATTTTAGAGGCTGCCGGCATCCCACCAATCATGGCTTATATCGAAGACAGCTGCAGCAATCTCTTTAGCAACATTATCGAAAACGACAATCACAGGCTTCGTGAATTGTTGCCTGGTTCCAACCATCCAAAGTACAATTTAAGATGTAACAGGCGTTTCGAAATCCCCCGGTGGAGGACAAACCGTTTTAAAAACACCTTCATGATGGCCTCCACCATTAAATATAACAACAGTAGTTAATTAACGCCCGTTTCCTAGAAACCTATGTAGTTAATGTAAATGTAGCTTTTAAATATAGATAGGTTTTAGCTCATAGATTTTTTacttgttttataattttgaatatTCTTATATAGgttatataatttatttatttaattacattATTGTAATATACGCAATTCAGCCGCAAGGCTGCTAGGTATatttaaataaactatctatctatctatctatctatctatctatctacctaTCTACCTATCtacctatctatctatctaagaGAGCAGTTTTCTGAGAGAATTAATTAAATAAGTATAACAAGTGAAATAAGTATAACAATCCCTTGCAGGGGGTAAGAgtgctaaaaaagccataaccaaGGTGGCCCAGGGAACTGTCAACAGAAGGCAAAATCTGGTTCACAGAGTTGTCAGACAAGGGTAAGAAAAAAGTTCGAGTCACAAAATGGATAAAAATAAAGGGAACCAATGATTTTCTAACTATAAATTTCCAGTAAAATGCATCAAAACACATTGTTATTATGCAATGAAGAACTGTGAAGGGGATGCGGGAAAGCTAAGGAGTCAGCTGAGGAATATTGTGGAACATTACAAGGTAAAATTTAACAATTTAGTATTTAATATTTAAGTCCAATATTCAATTGCTGGGTGATTATACTTATGATGTTCATCTTGTCACATTTGCCAATCTCCCTGCATCCCATTCCCTTTGAGAGCTAGAGCATTTGGCTTCAACATTTACTTTTGTAATAATGTTAAATGAAATAATGTattataaaatgtatttttcaTAATCTCTTTCACCACCTTTTGGCGAAGGGTAATCACAGGGAGTGTAATCAGGAATCCAGATGTAGAACACAGGAGGGTTATGTTCCCACAAACAGGTTAATGAAGAATCCTAATGCTGCGCAGGCCCTGTTAAAAGCCATAATGTAAACTAGTATTTACAAGCATGCTGAAGACTTTGCCAAGGTATGTGCATCAAAAGCACACTGCTCAGAAAAAACAATAAGCATCCtcatttttgtgatttttcatttcattctttttctgtttgtttgtttgtatgttaTTTCAGTGTTGAGATATACCTACTACATAGAGATCTTCCACAACTGCCTGTTAATTTATGTGCCAAAGAGAATCCATTTCAGTGATAAAGTTTACAACATGCAGGTACATCTTGCATGCCTTGACTGGGTAAGCATACATAACTCAGACTCTATGTACTTGCtgtcaaacaaagaaatttatTGATGATCATTCCTAACGTTTTTTTTCCAGAATGAGAATGTTGACAGAGATGTGTATACAACCAAAACATACCAGAGTATCAAGAGGCCAGACCGTGTCGCACCCTTCAGGGTCCTAAAACCCAAAACCTTTTTATTCAAGGAAAATATCTGGGCTACATTTTATGCCTTTAACTGGTGAAAAGTGTAGCATTTAGTCTTCAGCTACACCATGCAAATGTTAAATTGCCAAAAGGTTATCCTTCTGTAtgttaaagtccctgtcacccttattttttttctgttttagaagaaaagtagaagcctttgctaatcataataatataaaacgattcgattttttgcagtctttaatgtttttttgagatGTGAAATGTacgtttttgaccgagcaaattagtatcttgaggtcctggcATGATGatgtagtagcagtaactcgtcttcaatcaagtgcttTATAAGTATGGAagagtcccgaagttatagtaaatattacagtttattttggttgtttttttcaCAATCGGTTTTTGAGTCTGCCCAATagatgtacagctgggaattgctcaaacgttattttacattatctagaactcggcaaagttcctttttgacttgtggctgtttttgcgtacgtggcgtcatgcaccacaagcctttttagaacatcaacGCCAAGCCGGCAACATTTGCTACAgaaaaggacagccacaacaccgggaacttcacgccctactcttttcgaatagtgtgcaTGTGGGTTCTTAAACATCCCAAGTGTACATTTTTAACATGaaaggtactgtgagacggggcctacggatTATAGTCCTTTTTAATAgggactagtgagcggcacacagcaactggtcttgttaactttgtttattatccgaccggtttcctctgatcaaacagactttaTCAGGGATTCTATTTCGTCACCGGTCTATGTCACAAGGAAGACACGTGAGATATGCGTGCGCACCTTCGCATTCAGTTGCTTGCTATCCTTCGTAGCAATGACACGTATGTCGACTTTGTGAAACAACTAACAACGGATATTTCACTTAAATCTTGCAAAtaagcaaaaaggaaaagagtTTTATCGGCTTGTTCCACCCAAGAGAAAAAACCTATATGTTTTTTGAGTTATCTAAAACGTTAGGAACAGGCTTGACTACATCAGTGTCAACAATGCCGCTGAAAATGGCGAGAAAACGTCAATTCGCAGATGAGGATGGGGATCCTAAACGCTCCAAGGAAACAGACCAGATCAACGAGGAAGAGCTCCTTAAGGAGGATGAGACCTCAACAGACGAACCGTCAAGGTCAGAAATAGCCAATGACTTGTTGGAAAAAACACTGGCGAACCTGAACAACAACATGATGACGGTTGTTGATTCTCTTGGCTCCATGAGCAAAGCGCTGGAACGATTCGCTGACTGCCCAACACCCTCAAAGAGGTAAAAGCAAGAGGAATTGTTTGACTCAGACACTAATTCAAACGATGAGGCAAACCACTCAGACGTAGACAGTGCTGGATTGCTCTACGACGCCGAAGACAAAGGCAggaatgataataacaattgcCTGACTCAAGACACGAAAGATGATCTGATGGATAGTATAGCCAGTGATCTAAATGCCGATGAGCATACCGCCAAAGATGTGTCAGATAAGCTTGCTAAACTTGTAAACAAACGCTGGTCGGAAAAATTGCCTAGCGGCAAACTCTCAGAGAAACTAAAGAAATAACCCTGACCCGGGAACCTGCAGAACTTGACAGTTCCAAAAGTTAACCCAGAAATCTGGGCTAATATGAACCACACAGGGAAACGAGTAGACCTCCGAGCCGCAAACACGCAAAATATTGTTTCTAAAGTGGGCTCTATCCTTGCAAAGTGCACGGACACTTTGTTGACAGCTCATAACAAAAAGGAGAGCAAAGAGATGAATCTGGACGAGCTTATCGGTTCTCATACGGATGCTCTGGCCCTTTTGGGTCACGCGCAACATGAGCTTTCTATGAAGCGACTTGATGCCATCAGACCGAGCTTGAATAAAGATTACACGGGACTCTGCTCACAAAATGTACCAATTACGTCCCTTTTATTTGGAGACGACGTCCAACAACAGCTTAATACCATCAAAGCCTCcaacaaaatcaaaaaaaaaaaatcggggaGAGAAGGCAAAAAACCTGAGGTCCCCCTCTACAAGAAAAAGGAGGTGGGCAAGAACTGAATGCAAACAACACTGGCCTTATCAAACGATTACAGGTTagtaattttgaaacaaatcttGACAACTTGAAACTATATAAGTCAACAAGTTGAGAGTTTTCAGGCTGGTAAAATTAGGACCTGCTATTCCATGTCGCAAGAACTTACCTCAGACCATGAGATCCTTGACACAGTCAAGGGACTTAATATTGACTTTATTGCAAACCCTTGGCAAGGGAAAGTCCctagtcaaaagaaatttagtCTGGGGGGAAAGTAAAATAATTGAGtctgaaataaacaaattacttgTCAAAGGAGTCATCATTCCTACCACACATGAACCAGGAGATTTTATTTCTACCATTTTCCTCAGACCAAAACCAGATGGTACTCATTGCATGATTCTTAATCTTAAGAGTCAGTCATGAGTCAGTGGTGTAccgacatttcaaaatggacacTCTATGGACTGTGGTTAGGATGATGAAACCAAACTGTTACATGGCATCTATTGACATCAAAGATGCTTATTACTCTGTCCCCGTCGCAGATAGTGATAAAAAATATCTTAAGTTTGAATGGCATGATACCCTATATAAGAAGTTCTCTTGTTTCCCTAATGGGCTAGCACTGTGTCCAAGGAAGTTCACAAAACTGCTTAAGCCAGTTTATTGTTATCTCCGAAAGAACGGACACCTTTCCTCAGGATACATTGATGACTCTTACTTACAGGGGGATGGATTCTCTGACTGCCTAGCAAATGTAGTTGACACAATTAAACTGTTTCATACCCTGGGATTTATCATTCACCCTGATAAATCTGTTTTCATTCCAACTCAAGTTCTGACCTTCTTGGGGTTTATTCTAGACTCTAGAAATATGACTATTTGCCTTACCCCAGAGAAACAAGTCAAATTAGTGAATGCTTGTCAAAATGTTCTTTCTGAGTCTATGCCTTCAGTTAGAACTGTGGCACAACTTTTGGGTCTCATGATTTCTAGTTTCCCAGGTATCATGTATGGACCACTTCATTACCGTAGGCTTGACATGGACAAAACCAGGGCACTGGGCCATTCCAGAGATTTTGAACGCACAATGGAAATATCATCCCTTGCCCTTGAAGACATTCAGTGGTGGATAGTTAACATCCCCTCGTCAAATTATGTCATAAGCCATGGGGATCCTCAAATTACCCTGTACACTGATGCTTCAACCACCGGATGGAGTTGTGACTTAGAGGGGACCCCCACAGGGGGTTGTTGGAGCTCAGCAGAGGCCCAGAACCATATTAATTATCTAGAGATGTTAGCAATTAAACTAGCCTTGGAAAGTTTTGAGGAGCAGGTGaaacaaaagcatgtcaaacTAATGGTAGATAACATGACTGCCCTCACTATCCTCAATAATATGGGCACTAGTCGATCTTGGAAACTCAATGAACTCAATAAAGACATATGGGACTGGTGTATTGTTAGAGGAATATGGCTGACTGCAGTGCACATTCCTGGGGTAAACAACTCGATAGCTGATCGAGAGTCTAGGCTTAACCGACGAGAGCTTGAGTGGACACTCAATCAAGAATTGTTTGATGCTGGGATCGATAGTTTACTAGTTCACCCAGATATTGATCTTTTTGCAGCTAGACTCAACTACCGACTCAAACCTTATGTGTCATTTAAACCTGACCCTGGGGCCTCAGCAGTTGATGCTTTTACTTTGCAGTGGTCCCGGTATTTATGCTATGCTTTTCCTCCTTTCAGCATGATAATGAGGACCCTCCAAAAGATCCATCGAGACCAGGCAACAGGACTTCTGGTAGTTCCTATCTGGCCCACCCAAGCCTGGTGGCCAGTCCTCACGAAGATGTTGATAAAGGAACCTGCAGAAAGAACACACTGGTACTTCCTCAGGACCCCAAAGCTGTCCACCCCCTATCCAAACAGATGTTGTTGCTCCTTTGCCCTTTATCAGGGAGCACTTACCAAGCCAAGGAATTTCTTCATCAGCTGCCCACATCATCATGCAATCGTGGCGTACCAGCACAAGGGTGCAGTACAGATCCTATATCAAGAAATGGACTGCATACTGCTGTAAATGGAAAATTGATCCAGTTTCACCTCCTATAGCAAGTGGTGTTAACTTTTTAGCAGAACTATATAACCAAGGATTAAGCTACAGCGCTCTGAACACAGCCAGGGGCGCACTGTCCAGTATTATTTCACTTCAGGGAAATTTCTCATTTGGTAACCACCCACTTGTCTCTCGTTTTTTAAAAGGAACATTTACTATCAGACCAGCCATGCCAAAGTACAATGAAGTTTGGGATGTCAATGAAGTCCTCAAACATCTGCAGACCCTTCAACCCCTTAATGAATTATCCTTGAAACTGTTGTCGTTTAAAGTAGTTATGTTATTAGCCCTCTTGTCTGGGCAACGTTGCCAAACACTTCATTCTCTAACTACCAGAGACATGAAAGTTTATCATAAGAAAGTTGTGTTTATTGTTTCTGAATTAACAAAAACTTCTAAACCTGGAAAACAGTGTACCACACTAGAGTTTCTATCGTATGACAAAGATCCACTCCTCTGTTTGGTCAGCTGTCTCAAAGAATACCTGGACAGGACTGCAAATATGAGACAGGACCACCACAAACTGCTAGTTAGCTACCAGAAACCACACAAGTCCATTTCTAAAGACACCGTCGCACGATGGCTAAAACAAGAACTGTTGCAGGCATAGACACTTCTACCTTTGGGGCGCATAGTACCAGAGCAGCGTCCACTTCAGCCGCTAAGGCTCACAATGTATCCATTACAACCATTATGAAATCTGCTGGATGGTCCTCTAAAAGTACTTTCAGTAAATTTTACAAAAAAGCCATTGCTGGTGCAAAAGAAAACTTTGGACAGAAACTTCTGGATGCATTGCATCTGTAAACTCAACCTACCTTATGCATAGTTATGTGTAGGATTCTTAATACCACTGACTAGTTCCTTCCTGGCACTAGCTTTGCCACTGTTCCCTAAATATTAAATCGTTGATTACAGTGTCAGGTGTGCTTATTGCTTTCCTGCGATTCAGTCGATTATGCAGTCACATGCTTTCAAGTCTCACGTGTCTTCCTTGTGACGTAGACCGATGACCAAATAGAATtacaaaattaaacgagacttacctgggGAAAATTTTTTATCTCCCTTTACATGCAAGGGTGTTATATatgcattttgttttcattacccACCCTTTACTGTGACCGCGGTacatcatttttttaaaatctgaATGCGAAGGTGCGCACGCATATCTCACGTGACTCACGTGACTCCCTTGCTCCTGACCAGTGACTCATAGAATCttaatcaaacttcaacttacaggtaagtctcgtttaattttgtaatttaactttaaatcgtaagccccaaaattaaattaaactaccgtaaacgtccgtgtataagccgcatccatagataagccgcacccccgatttcgaagcgcaaaatttagaaaaaaaataaaatcaacacagtctgaagtttcagtaaagttgtattgctacaaaaaaccaaggacaaacaatcaaggtttcgaaacaccgacatagaagttgtggctatctttcacatttatcaagtctaaaaaaagcgaaatgtcatttgttgtacctcccttttcattgaaattttcaccatcttcaacttaaaatgctctttcgatccgatttttcaatattatcacttcgaaacacgccataaagttgaattccttcggcgttaaaaattcgaatgaagaagtgctttggcggagctaagctttaaatgttgggaggagtctgggcctgagcctggcctggacatcgtgtgggcataaacagaaagctcgcCATGGATacgacctgtataaatacgtctggaaacccgcattaggctaaaaactttcacgcagaacaggagcctgataacttagtcgacgaatttgccatgaagctagtaaaaaacaacgaaacagttggccatttacgtcgcgaatactcgcgaattttgtggcactatatcgcacgtagcggaaagatacgcgtggcagtgactggctgcagacgtttatttgttcgagtaaagcgaaaattaatcgcttgaaggaacttttgaagagcaagattcgctgataaacactcgaagactcctttaactacagcaacacagtctcagtttcttttatgtttctttctcggcaccttaagaagtgtCTTGAAtgttaagtaggtttttgagaactccaaacatagatgtatccatggataagccgcacccttgatttttggcttcaattttgtgaaaaaaagtgcggcttatacatggacgtttacggtatacACCTTTTCTACAcagggatttacgttatatcctgcgtgtatttcttgagggtgttttgctgtttacACCCTTATACACcattactggaacgtgcttttgtactataagtttatgtataaaactagttccccttagacatcttgttagaatccctgatgatgtctgtttgatcagacgaaaccggtcagataataaacaaatttaaaaaaaaaaaaatttaaaaaataataaaatttaaaagaaacaatttaaaaaattaaacaaaaagaagttatagcgcaaacctagtttgttttctattaaTGAACACtgtgcaggcagtgcacaagttaGTGGTACTaagtcataggtaccagtcctcgacctgctcggtcaaaactcagatttttatctttttgcgatcaaaacccatggaaagacgtaaacatttatattgtttttttttttaatttgtttccatggatgacttaacttttcgtcaaaatagaaaaaaatagaaaaaaataagggtgacagggactttaataGGAATTGTACAGTAGCCACCTTGTGAGATGCAAGACAGTTATTGAATATTGTGGCTGATAatgttttaaaacaaataaaagcaaCTTTGAATTCTTTGTTGCCTAAGGGTTCCACTTACAGACCAAGTTCTTGCAATTCTTTTCTagcaaaattttaatattattgtatacAGAGTCCTCATTTTGATTGAAATAAAGCAAATGGAGGGTCAATTTCCATAAACACCAGCACAATTTTATTAATATATATGAACCGCTCAAGTCTTTGCTTTCGAGCCTGTATACAAATGttactaagaaaaaaaaaacctcccaAATTGGTCTACTCGAACGTCTACCATTCATACTTAGCATAACCTAGCAACAAACTATTAAATTTAGCATCTATCTAACAGTTGTAATCAAGCAGGCCATGGGATCTGAGTACTCAGTGCACCCAAAGGCTACTGGGATATAACATGCAATAGATTACACTACACTAATTACCCACACAGGCACCTACAATTCATTGGCAGTGGGCTTCCATACTGACACTGTGCATACTTCATTTTGGCTGGCACTGAGGTCAAAAgttattccaaaaaattaatgataatacaGTGAAACCTGAGTTTTGCGACCACCCCAAATGTCACGCAAATATGGTCGTTAATGACAGGTGGTCATTAAAGCAGGTTCTGAATGACGTCatcaacttgaaattttttaccGTATCCGCGTTTTATGTATATACTGTATTTGAATTTGAATATATAGGTACAGAGAGCTTAGCCATACAAAACACAGCAAATCAATCATTttagagaaaatatttttattgcaagAACTAGGATTATAATCATACAACGCGCGATCTATCTTAATGgcagaaaaaaatttgttaCTTTGGATTGttttgcgtttgcttgcttGTCAAATTTTACTTGCTCAATTGCGCTTTCAATGTTCAACAAAGCATCTACAATTTCAGGCTTCAAGTTATTTTTAAAGCCGAATCGTTTTAGTTCAGCAACCATTCTAGCTGCTTCCTTAGCGGTGATTTCAGGAGGCTGGTCTTCTTCTGAGTTTTCGCTTCCTTGGTCTTGGTCGTCTTCGTCAGCATCTGATTCAAACCCATTCTTGGCTTGTTCGATCAAATGCGTTTCCCAATTTGGATCATCTACTCCATCACAACTTGTCAACAAAGCATTGTCTTGACTGGCGAATTCTTCCAAGGTAATGCCATTCAACAAGGGTAGAATTTCCTCAGCAGTATCGTCTTGATTATTGCCTTCGCTCTTGGTAACCTCATCTACactgataaaacaaaaaaacgaaaaaagttaCACAAAACATTTTAAGGCGTCAGAGTATAACTAGTTGAAGTTATTTTATCTTTTACCTTGATGCTTTGATTCCACAGTGCGCAAAGCACTTTTGAATCATTGTTTCAGGCAACAAGCTCCAAGCATGCCGTAACCACATGATAGCATCAAATAGTGTGACCTTCTTGGCTAAGGAAGATGCGGATTCCACTTTGTCGAAGGCAAAGGCAATCTTGCGGAGGAGTTTTTTGCAGTATTGTAGCTTAACTGCCTGTATGATCCCTGCATCACAGGGTTGCAGTTTGGCGGTTGTGTTGGGTGGCAAAAATACCAGCTTTATGTTGCTTCTTTCCACATGTGGGTGAGCTGCAACAATCAAAATGATCTTCCGATTGGAACTTCGCATTTGATTATTGACAATGTCAAGCCATTCGCAAAACAACTGTGAAGTCATCCACGCTTTATTGTTGTGACGGTAGATGATGTTCAGAGCGCCAATGTTCTTAACTTTGAAACACTGGGGCTTTTTAGATTTGCCAATAACTAACGGCTTGAGTTTATGCCCTGTTGCACTACAAGCAAGCAGCAAGGTCAATCgatctttacttttttttccaccCGAGCATTGTTCACCGCGAACAACTTAACTTTTAGTTGGCAACGCTCGAAAAAATATGCCAGTTTCGTCAGCGTTGTAAATGTCTTCCAGCTCGTAACCTTCTAGGATTGTTTCAAGACGTTTTTCCCAATCATCTACGACAGTTGGGTCAACATCAGCTGCTTCTCCACTCAACACAGCACAGCGAATATTGTGACAGGCCTTTAAGCTTTCTAACCAGCCATTGGATGCCATGAAGCCATCGTGGTTCAGCTCTAGCGAAAACATGATAGCTTTCGATTGAAGCAGTGTTCCAGATACTGGAAGCCCTTTTGCACGCACAGAACAAAACCATTCCCAGACAAGTCTGTTCAAGTCGTCATACTGTGTTTTTCTTACTTGGCTGTATTTTCGCTTTCCACTCACGTCACTCTCCCActcttttaaaatttcttctttgttgcGGATTACTGTTTGGACTTGCGTTTTACCAACTCCTAAGCTTGCCGCAATCTTCCTTGCCGAATCACCTTGATTTGACAGCTTAATGACACGAACTCGCTCGTCCAAAGTCATTACTTTGCGTTTCTTTGAAGCAGGAACAGTATTCATCGTTTAAATTGCAGTAAAggcaaaagttgcaaaaaattTCCTTAAGATGTTGTGCTAATTGATGCTAAACCAGAGAGAATAGACTAAATGCGACTTTTTACGTGTGATGCGGAATTAATAATGCACTTGATCTATTTACAGTAACTGATGATCTATTTATAGAAACTGATGCAGCCTTGTCACAATAGAGATGCATGTCAATTGATTTTCACATCTATAGTTGTCACATTTATCACTATCACGTCCGCTATGTAAATAATCTCAAGTTtgtaaaaaaatgctttttcgATAGTTATCTGGACTTGGAAAATGTATATTCTTTCAAACGAGCTTAAAACGTGTGGTTTTCAATGGCGTGTCTTATGACGcttatttgaaaacagaaatacatatattttgtaTGTGACAAATTTGGTTGTGAATATTGTTGGTTTTATTCGCTTTAATGTACCCTTTATCATGCTGACTGTACACTTAAATTTGTTGTTAAAATAGCCGCATCGGCAAAGACACTTGGCAAAATTATCTTTCACGAAGAGTAATTGTCGAGTTATTTCCCAGATCTTAAGGATAGATGCTGCTGAAAA
This genomic window from Acropora muricata isolate sample 2 chromosome 2, ASM3666990v1, whole genome shotgun sequence contains:
- the LOC136892672 gene encoding uncharacterized protein; protein product: MDTLWTVVRMMKPNCYMASIDIKDAYYSVPVADSDKKYLKFEWHDTLYKKFSCFPNGLALCPRKFTKLLKPVYCYLRKNGHLSSGYIDDSYLQGDGFSDCLANVVDTIKLFHTLGFIIHPDKSVFIPTQVLTFLGFILDSRNMTICLTPEKQVKLVNACQNVLSESMPSVRTVAQLLGLMISSFPGIMYGPLHYRRLDMDKTRALGHSRDFERTMEISSLALEDIQWWIVNIPSSNYVISHGDPQITLYTDASTTGWSCDLEGTPTGGCWSSAEAQNHINYLEMLAIKLALESFEEQVKQKHVKLMVDNMTALTILNNMGTSRSWKLNELNKDIWDWCIVRGIWLTAVHIPGVNNSIADRESRLNRRELEWTLNQELFDAGIDSLLVHPDIDLFAARLNYRLKPYVSFKPDPGASAVDAFTLQWSRYLCYAFPPFSMIMRTLQKIHRDQATGLLVVPIWPTQAWWPVLTKMLIKEPAERTHWYFLRTPKLSTPYPNRCCCSFALYQGALTKPRNFFISCPHHHAIVAYQHKGAVQILYQEMDCILL
- the LOC136896034 gene encoding tigger transposable element-derived protein 6-like, which translates into the protein MTSQLFCEWLDIVNNQMRSSNRKIILIVAAHPHVERSNIKLVFLPPNTTAKLQPCDAGIIQAVKLQYCKKLLRKIAFAFDKVESASSLAKKVTLFDAIMWLRHAWSLLPETMIQKCFAHCGIKASSVDEVTKSEGNNQDDTAEEILPLLNGITLEEFASQDNALLTSCDGVDDPNWETHLIEQAKNGFESDADEDDQDQGSENSEEDQPPEITAKEAARMVAELKRFGFKNNLKPEIVDALLNIESAIEQVKFDKQANAKQSKVTNFFLPLR
- the LOC136892682 gene encoding jerky protein homolog-like, which gives rise to MNTVPASKKRKVMTLDERVRVIKLSNQGDSARKIAASLGVGKTQVQTVIRNKEEILKEWESDVSGKRKYSQVRKTQYDDLNRLVWEWFCSVRAKGLPVSGTLLQSKAIMFSLELNHDGFMASNGWLESLKACHNIRCAVLSGEAADVDPTVVDDWEKRLETILEGYELEDIYNADETGIFFRALPTKS